A window of Brachybacterium fresconis contains these coding sequences:
- a CDS encoding transketolase translates to MSTMHEGLDLSQIPELAAQLRVDSVRASTSAGSGHPTSSMSAADLLATLVSRHLRYDWDDPAADGNDHLIFSKGHASPLLYAVYKAVGVVSDEELMTGYRRFDQRLEGHPTPVLPWVDVATGSLGQGLPDGVGVALSGKHLEQAPYRVWVLCGDSEMAEGSIWEALDKASHYSLTNLVTIVDVNRLGQRGPTELGWDLDAYAARVEAFGARAVIIDGHDIQQIDDALAQADAPGDRPIVILARTVKGKGYSGVEDQENKHGKPIPEDEEKAAIEELGGERDLLVRGPRPPEVTRSEPAVRPVELPTFDKGEELATRKAYGKALVALGHADPRVVALDGEVSNSTGTGDFVEEFPERYFEMFIAEQQLVAAATGLSVRGHIAFASTFAAFLTRAADFLRMAPVSRVDLRMVGSHAGVEIGADGPSQMGLEDLALFAALQGSTVLYPSDATSTAKLVEQMAATSGVSYLRTTRGGYPVLYEAGEEFPVGGSKTLVSSESDDVTLIGAGVTLHQALSAAATLAEQGIRARVIDAYSVKPIDVDGIRAAVEATGGRVVVAEDHHAEGGLGAAVLAGLAQESIQDLHLEHLAVDGVPGSGTPAELLDWAGIDAAHIAGAARSLLEA, encoded by the coding sequence ATGTCCACCATGCACGAGGGGCTCGACCTCTCACAGATCCCCGAGCTCGCCGCGCAGCTGCGCGTCGACTCCGTCCGCGCCTCCACCTCCGCCGGGTCCGGGCACCCCACCTCCAGCATGTCGGCCGCCGACCTGCTGGCCACCCTGGTCTCCCGCCACCTGCGCTACGACTGGGACGACCCCGCGGCCGACGGCAACGACCACCTCATCTTCTCCAAGGGCCACGCCTCGCCGCTGCTGTACGCCGTGTACAAGGCGGTCGGCGTCGTCTCCGACGAGGAGCTGATGACCGGTTATCGCCGTTTCGACCAGCGCCTGGAGGGTCACCCCACCCCGGTGCTGCCCTGGGTCGACGTCGCCACCGGCTCCCTCGGCCAGGGTCTGCCCGACGGCGTCGGCGTCGCCCTGTCCGGCAAGCACCTCGAGCAGGCCCCCTACCGCGTGTGGGTCCTGTGCGGGGACAGCGAGATGGCCGAGGGGTCCATCTGGGAGGCGCTGGACAAGGCCTCCCACTACTCCCTCACCAACCTCGTCACCATCGTCGACGTCAACCGTCTCGGCCAGCGCGGGCCCACCGAGCTCGGCTGGGACCTCGACGCCTACGCCGCCCGGGTGGAGGCCTTCGGGGCCCGCGCCGTGATCATCGACGGCCACGACATCCAGCAGATCGACGATGCCCTCGCCCAGGCCGATGCACCCGGCGATCGCCCGATCGTGATCCTCGCCCGCACCGTGAAGGGCAAGGGCTACTCCGGGGTCGAGGACCAGGAGAACAAGCACGGCAAGCCGATTCCCGAGGACGAGGAGAAGGCGGCGATCGAGGAGCTCGGCGGCGAGCGCGACCTGCTGGTGCGCGGCCCCCGGCCCCCCGAGGTCACCCGGTCCGAGCCCGCGGTCCGCCCGGTCGAGCTGCCCACTTTTGACAAGGGTGAGGAGCTCGCCACCCGCAAGGCTTACGGCAAGGCCCTGGTCGCTCTGGGCCACGCCGATCCCCGCGTGGTCGCCCTGGACGGCGAGGTCTCCAACTCCACCGGCACCGGCGACTTCGTGGAGGAGTTCCCCGAGCGGTACTTCGAGATGTTCATCGCCGAGCAGCAGCTGGTGGCGGCCGCCACCGGGCTGTCCGTGCGCGGCCACATCGCCTTCGCCTCCACCTTCGCGGCCTTCCTCACCCGCGCCGCGGACTTCCTGCGGATGGCGCCCGTCTCCCGGGTGGACCTGCGGATGGTGGGCTCCCATGCCGGCGTCGAGATCGGCGCCGACGGCCCCTCCCAGATGGGCCTGGAGGACCTCGCCCTGTTCGCGGCCCTCCAGGGCTCGACGGTGCTGTACCCCTCCGACGCGACGTCGACGGCGAAGCTCGTCGAGCAGATGGCCGCGACCTCCGGGGTCAGCTACCTGCGCACCACGCGCGGCGGCTACCCGGTGCTGTACGAGGCGGGGGAGGAGTTCCCTGTCGGCGGTTCCAAGACGCTGGTCAGCTCGGAGTCCGATGACGTCACCCTGATCGGCGCCGGCGTCACGCTGCACCAGGCGCTCTCCGCCGCGGCGACGCTCGCCGAGCAGGGCATCCGCGCCCGCGTGATCGACGCCTACTCGGTCAAGCCGATCGACGTCGACGGCATCCGCGCCGCCGTCGAGGCGACCGGTGGACGGGTGGTCGTCGCCGAGGACCACCACGCCGAGGGCGGACTCGGTGCCGCGGTGCTCGCCGGTCTCGCCCAGGAGAGCATCCAGGACCTCCACCTCGAGCACCTCGCCGTGGACGGCGTGCCCGGCTCGGGAACGCCCGCCGAGCTGCTGGACTGGGCCGGGATCGACGCCGCGCACATCGCGGGCGCGGCCCGCAGCCTGCTGGAGGCCTGA
- a CDS encoding PIG-L deacetylase family protein: MSSASAESGSSGSSAASEPAAPTVLPALPEEGIERVLCVVAHPDDMEYGASAAVRAWTEAGVEVTYLLLTRGEAGMAEDPAIVAPLRAREQHRACEIVGVRDLRILEHPDGMLEATLALRRDIARAVRQVRPDLVLTANFDLEAYGSLNQADHRAAGISAADGTRDAANPWVFRELREQEGLEPWSARALLVLGHPEPTHAKAVSAGHVQAAVASLSAHEAYLQHVTDHPAPEEFIPEILRAGGTAAGCDHAVTVRAHDLGGLGD; this comes from the coding sequence ATGAGTTCCGCATCCGCTGAGTCCGGCTCGTCCGGCTCGTCCGCTGCGTCGGAGCCCGCCGCCCCCACTGTCCTGCCCGCCCTGCCCGAGGAGGGCATCGAACGGGTGCTGTGCGTCGTCGCCCACCCCGACGACATGGAGTACGGCGCCTCCGCCGCCGTGCGCGCCTGGACCGAGGCCGGGGTCGAGGTGACCTATCTGCTGCTGACCCGCGGCGAGGCCGGGATGGCCGAGGACCCCGCGATCGTCGCCCCGCTGCGCGCCCGGGAGCAGCACCGCGCCTGCGAGATCGTCGGCGTGAGGGACCTGCGGATCCTCGAGCACCCCGACGGCATGCTGGAGGCGACCCTCGCCCTGCGCCGGGACATCGCCCGGGCGGTCCGCCAGGTGCGCCCTGACCTCGTGCTGACGGCCAACTTCGACCTGGAGGCCTACGGCTCGCTCAACCAGGCCGACCACCGGGCCGCCGGGATCAGCGCGGCGGACGGCACCCGTGACGCCGCCAACCCCTGGGTGTTCCGCGAGCTGCGCGAGCAGGAGGGGCTCGAGCCCTGGTCCGCACGGGCCCTGCTGGTCCTCGGCCACCCCGAGCCGACCCACGCCAAGGCGGTCTCCGCCGGGCACGTGCAGGCCGCGGTCGCCTCCCTGAGCGCCCACGAGGCCTACCTCCAGCACGTCACCGACCACCCCGCGCCCGAGGAGTTCATCCCCGAGATCCTCCGCGCCGGCGGCACGGCCGCCGGATGCGATCACGCGGTGACGGTGCGGGCCCACGACCTCGGCGGTCTCGGGGACTGA
- a CDS encoding FAD-dependent oxidoreductase, with the protein METSVRTTDVVVIGAGQAGLSAAYHLRRRGLEFVILDAEGGPGGAWRHRWDSLTMATVNGIRELPGMPEVDADAAAPANRAVPAYFADFEERFEIPVERPVRVTLVEDDPAAVGAAELPADPAVDPSPTPLLVHSVGPDGARRAPIRTRAVLSATGTWTRPFVPALPGAASFRGRQLHTVEYVRAEDFAGQRVAVVGGGISALGFLQEIAAVGETFWYTRREPVFEEGEFTEEAGRQVIAGVIDQVRQGLPVGSVVSNTGLRWTPALREAERRGILRRRPMFERITEAGVVEADGTVTELDAILWATGFRHELRHLRTLGLRGELGGIALDGTAAEEDPRIHLLGYGPSASTIGANRAGRAAVTALLRTFERESVPA; encoded by the coding sequence ATGGAGACCTCTGTGCGCACCACCGACGTGGTGGTGATCGGCGCCGGCCAGGCGGGACTGTCTGCCGCCTACCACCTGCGCCGGCGCGGCCTGGAGTTCGTGATCCTGGACGCGGAGGGCGGGCCCGGCGGCGCCTGGCGCCACCGCTGGGACAGCCTCACCATGGCGACGGTCAACGGGATCCGGGAGCTGCCCGGCATGCCCGAGGTGGACGCCGACGCCGCCGCGCCGGCGAACCGCGCCGTCCCCGCCTACTTCGCGGACTTCGAGGAGCGCTTCGAGATCCCCGTCGAGCGCCCGGTGCGGGTGACGCTGGTCGAGGATGATCCGGCCGCGGTCGGTGCCGCCGAGCTGCCCGCGGACCCGGCCGTGGACCCTTCACCGACCCCGCTGCTGGTCCACTCCGTCGGCCCGGACGGCGCCCGGCGCGCCCCGATCCGCACCCGCGCCGTGCTCAGCGCCACCGGCACCTGGACCCGACCCTTCGTCCCCGCCCTCCCGGGAGCCGCCTCCTTCCGCGGCCGGCAGCTGCACACCGTCGAGTACGTCCGCGCCGAGGACTTCGCCGGGCAGCGGGTCGCCGTCGTCGGCGGCGGCATCAGCGCTCTGGGCTTCCTCCAGGAGATCGCCGCGGTCGGCGAGACCTTCTGGTACACCCGGCGCGAGCCGGTCTTCGAGGAGGGCGAATTCACCGAGGAGGCCGGTCGGCAGGTCATCGCCGGAGTGATCGACCAGGTCCGCCAGGGCCTTCCCGTCGGCTCCGTCGTCTCGAACACGGGCCTGCGATGGACGCCGGCGCTGCGGGAGGCCGAGCGCCGCGGGATCCTCCGGCGGCGTCCGATGTTCGAGCGGATCACGGAGGCCGGGGTGGTGGAGGCCGACGGCACCGTCACCGAGCTGGATGCGATCCTGTGGGCCACCGGCTTCCGCCACGAGCTGCGCCACCTGCGGACGCTCGGCCTGCGCGGAGAGTTGGGCGGGATCGCCCTGGACGGCACCGCAGCAGAGGAGGACCCGCGCATCCATCTGCTCGGCTACGGCCCCAGCGCCTCGACCATCGGCGCCAACCGCGCCGGGCGCGCCGCCGTGACCGCGCTGCTGAGGACCTTCGAGCGGGAGAGCGTTCCCGCGTAG
- a CDS encoding O-acetylhomoserine aminocarboxypropyltransferase/cysteine synthase family protein, protein MSTAAIHAGWRADDMHGALTPPVYASTAYAHEDHASLKDLFARRSSGYAYSRSGNPTTAVLEQRMAALEGGTGAIAVASGQAATTIALCALLAPGSHVVASQLLYGGTTEFLGDTLADLGVTCTVVDPWDLGAWERAITPATRAVLVESIANPGAQLVDLPAISALAHARDVPVVVDATLAGPALHRPGEHGADVVVHSATKHLCGHGTTLGGVIVDTGSFDPRRCPDRWPRLTTPNARFGVTFADEYDRGGSGLLAYARSKYVTDFGAALPAASAQQILVGIETLDLRMRKISADAAALAGRLHGSEGVVRVDHPTIPGRPDAHLAERDFPRGTGGVFSIDLAGSEEAAAAFCDALELFTLAVNIGDARSLVCHPATTTHCHLSETQRRACGVGPGTVRLSIGLEDLEDLSADLERGLAAARAVTGPLAGADPVVAVRG, encoded by the coding sequence GTGAGCACTGCAGCGATCCACGCCGGCTGGAGAGCGGACGACATGCATGGCGCGCTGACGCCGCCCGTCTACGCCTCCACCGCCTACGCCCATGAGGACCACGCCTCGCTCAAGGACCTCTTCGCCCGGCGCAGCTCGGGCTACGCCTATTCGCGCTCGGGCAACCCCACCACCGCCGTGCTCGAACAGCGGATGGCCGCCCTGGAGGGCGGGACCGGGGCGATCGCCGTGGCCAGCGGCCAGGCCGCCACCACCATCGCCCTGTGCGCGCTGCTCGCCCCGGGAAGCCACGTCGTCGCCTCGCAGCTGCTGTACGGCGGCACCACCGAGTTCCTCGGCGACACCCTCGCCGATCTCGGAGTGACCTGCACGGTCGTCGACCCCTGGGACCTCGGCGCCTGGGAGCGGGCGATCACCCCCGCCACCCGCGCCGTGCTCGTGGAGTCGATCGCGAACCCCGGCGCGCAGCTGGTGGACCTCCCGGCGATCAGCGCCCTCGCCCATGCCCGCGACGTCCCCGTCGTCGTCGATGCCACCCTCGCCGGCCCCGCCCTGCACCGGCCCGGCGAGCACGGGGCCGACGTGGTCGTCCACTCCGCCACCAAGCACCTGTGCGGCCACGGCACCACCCTCGGCGGCGTCATCGTCGACACCGGCTCCTTCGACCCCCGGCGATGTCCGGACCGCTGGCCGCGCCTGACCACCCCCAACGCCCGTTTCGGCGTCACCTTCGCCGATGAATACGACCGCGGCGGCTCCGGCCTGCTGGCCTACGCCCGCTCCAAGTACGTCACCGACTTCGGTGCCGCTCTGCCCGCCGCCAGCGCCCAGCAGATCCTGGTGGGCATCGAGACCCTCGACCTGCGGATGCGCAAGATCAGTGCCGACGCCGCCGCCCTCGCCGGCCGCCTGCACGGCAGCGAGGGCGTGGTCCGCGTCGACCACCCCACCATCCCGGGGCGGCCCGACGCCCACCTCGCCGAGCGGGACTTCCCCCGCGGCACCGGCGGAGTGTTCTCCATCGATCTGGCCGGGTCGGAGGAGGCCGCCGCGGCCTTCTGCGACGCGCTGGAGCTGTTCACCCTCGCGGTGAACATCGGTGACGCCCGCTCGCTCGTCTGCCACCCCGCCACCACCACCCACTGCCACCTCAGCGAGACCCAGCGCCGCGCCTGCGGCGTCGGCCCCGGCACCGTCCGGCTGAGCATCGGACTCGAGGACCTCGAGGACCTCTCGGCCGACCTCGAGCGGGGACTCGCCGCCGCACGGGCCGTGACGGGGCCGCTCGCCGGCGCCGACCCCGTCGTCGCCGTTCGGGGGTGA
- a CDS encoding DNA-3-methyladenine glycosylase I — translation MTENGDDSDLVVGPDGLARPRWAAVHEDLRSYYDTEWGLPVRDEHGVFERLALEGFQSGLSWATILRRREGFRRAFAGFDVDAVAAYDAADVEALLADTGIIRHRGKIEATIANARATIALRTATGLGARGDLGPGSDLGQLVWSYRPQRTPVPAAAGEVPTTSTESRALAKELKRHGFRFVGPTTMFALMEALGLVDTHLVGSHRRGTSGIWAADGTPAA, via the coding sequence ATGACTGAGAACGGGGATGACTCCGATCTTGTGGTCGGTCCGGACGGCCTGGCCCGCCCGCGGTGGGCCGCCGTCCACGAGGACCTGCGCAGCTACTACGACACCGAATGGGGCCTGCCCGTCCGCGACGAGCACGGGGTGTTCGAGCGCCTCGCTCTGGAAGGCTTCCAGTCCGGGCTCTCCTGGGCGACGATCCTTCGCCGCCGGGAAGGGTTCCGCCGCGCCTTCGCCGGCTTCGACGTGGACGCCGTGGCCGCTTACGACGCCGCCGATGTCGAGGCTCTGCTGGCCGACACCGGGATCATCCGCCACCGCGGCAAGATCGAGGCGACCATCGCCAACGCCCGCGCCACCATCGCCCTGCGCACTGCGACCGGTCTCGGGGCCCGCGGCGATCTCGGCCCTGGCAGCGATCTCGGGCAGCTGGTCTGGTCCTACCGCCCCCAGCGCACCCCGGTCCCCGCCGCGGCCGGTGAGGTGCCCACCACCAGCACGGAGTCCCGTGCCCTGGCGAAGGAGCTGAAGCGCCACGGCTTCCGGTTCGTCGGGCCGACGACGATGTTCGCGCTGATGGAGGCGCTCGGCCTGGTCGACACCCATCTCGTCGGCTCCCACCGCCGCGGGACCTCCGGCATCTGGGCGGCCGACGGGACGCCGGCCGCCTAG
- a CDS encoding siderophore-interacting protein: METTTAQSTPTPPAATTQRGPKKPRKQAVLEVRGKTRLSPRLLRVTVGGEQYAHLNRNTHADAYVKLLIPEPASGLQPPFDLDALREDSPELLPARRTYTVRHWDDEAQSLDLDVVLHGHGADSGTAARWADEAQPGDRIALMGAGGGYTPEESASSHLLIGDHAALPAIAASLESMDPAATGLVLLQLDEEEDLLELPHPAGVELRWVIGQRERLLEAVSALDLSATAGLQVFCHAERALTKQLRRVLVTDAGIARDQISISAYWALGRIEDQFQAEKREPIGKIDD, translated from the coding sequence ATGGAGACCACCACTGCCCAGTCCACGCCGACGCCTCCCGCCGCCACGACGCAGCGCGGGCCGAAGAAGCCGCGGAAGCAGGCCGTGCTCGAGGTCCGCGGCAAGACCCGCCTCTCCCCGCGACTGCTGCGCGTGACCGTCGGCGGCGAGCAGTACGCGCACCTGAACCGCAACACCCATGCGGACGCCTACGTCAAGCTGCTGATCCCCGAGCCGGCCTCCGGCCTGCAGCCCCCGTTCGACCTCGACGCCCTGCGCGAGGACAGCCCCGAGCTGCTGCCCGCGCGGCGCACCTACACCGTGCGCCATTGGGACGACGAGGCCCAGAGCCTGGACCTCGACGTCGTGCTGCACGGTCACGGGGCCGACAGCGGCACGGCCGCCCGGTGGGCCGACGAGGCGCAGCCGGGCGACCGCATCGCCCTGATGGGCGCCGGCGGCGGCTACACGCCGGAGGAGTCCGCCTCCTCGCATCTGCTGATCGGCGACCACGCCGCCCTGCCGGCGATCGCCGCCTCGCTGGAATCGATGGATCCGGCGGCCACCGGCCTGGTGCTCCTCCAGCTCGACGAGGAGGAGGATCTGCTCGAGCTCCCTCACCCCGCCGGCGTCGAGCTGCGCTGGGTGATCGGGCAGCGCGAGCGGCTGCTGGAGGCCGTGTCGGCGCTGGACCTCTCGGCCACCGCGGGCCTGCAGGTGTTCTGCCATGCCGAGCGGGCGCTGACCAAGCAGCTGCGCCGCGTCCTGGTCACGGACGCCGGCATCGCGCGCGACCAGATCTCGATCTCCGCCTACTGGGCGCTGGGCCGCATCGAGGACCAGTTCCAGGCGGAGAAGCGCGAGCCCATCGGGAAGATCGATGACTGA
- a CDS encoding phytoene desaturase family protein, which translates to MSAHPSPALDAVVVGSGPNGLAAAVTLARAGLRIQVLESQDTIGGGARTLDLGLADGIVHDLCSAVHPLALASPFFEAFDLGARGVDLIAPEASYAQPLDDEPAAIAWHDADRTAEGLGADGPTWRATLGTLARHQDLVAELALGDKRSIPRALLTTPHTLAIAPLFGALVGLQGSPAWDLPLRTERARALLGGVAAHAIGRIPSLGLAATSALLGTIAHGAGWPIPVGGSQSIIDALTADLRAHGGEIVTGHRVRTWRDVPPARAVLLDTTAGAAADILANRLPRSLESALRGFGHGDAAAKVDFVLSGPVPWRDAEVGRAGTQHLGGTRAQMAAAEAEVAAGRLPDHPVTLVSDPSVADPSRRGGELRPLWSYAHVPAGDPSDPTELVTRQIERFAPEFRDVIVSSRGISAADMAHHNPALVGGDITMGGVTMASMIARPTPRWDPYRLGATSWYLCSAATPPGPGVHGMNGWHAARRVLRHEFGLRGTPDLSPGS; encoded by the coding sequence ATGAGCGCGCATCCGTCCCCGGCCCTCGATGCTGTCGTCGTCGGCTCCGGTCCCAATGGTCTCGCCGCGGCGGTGACCCTGGCCCGGGCCGGTCTGCGCATCCAGGTGCTCGAGAGCCAGGACACGATCGGCGGCGGAGCCCGGACCCTGGACCTCGGCCTGGCCGACGGGATCGTCCACGACCTGTGCTCCGCCGTGCATCCGCTGGCGCTGGCCAGCCCGTTCTTCGAAGCTTTCGACCTGGGAGCCCGCGGGGTGGACCTGATCGCCCCCGAGGCCTCCTACGCGCAGCCGCTGGACGACGAGCCCGCGGCGATCGCCTGGCACGACGCGGACCGCACCGCCGAGGGGCTCGGCGCCGACGGCCCGACCTGGCGCGCGACGCTCGGCACCCTGGCGCGCCACCAGGACCTGGTGGCAGAGCTCGCCCTCGGCGACAAGCGCTCGATCCCGCGTGCGCTCCTGACCACGCCGCACACGCTCGCGATCGCCCCGCTCTTCGGCGCCCTGGTCGGCCTGCAGGGCTCCCCGGCCTGGGACCTGCCGCTGCGGACCGAGCGGGCCCGTGCCCTGCTCGGCGGGGTCGCGGCCCATGCGATCGGCCGGATCCCCTCGCTGGGACTGGCCGCCACCTCCGCGCTGCTGGGCACGATCGCGCACGGGGCCGGCTGGCCGATCCCCGTCGGCGGCTCGCAGTCGATCATCGACGCGCTGACCGCGGACCTCCGGGCGCACGGCGGTGAGATCGTCACCGGTCACCGGGTGCGCACCTGGCGGGACGTGCCGCCCGCCCGTGCCGTGCTGCTGGACACCACCGCCGGGGCCGCCGCGGACATCCTCGCCAACCGACTCCCCCGCTCCCTCGAGTCCGCGCTGCGCGGCTTCGGCCACGGCGACGCCGCCGCGAAGGTCGACTTCGTCCTCTCCGGCCCGGTGCCCTGGCGGGACGCCGAGGTGGGACGGGCCGGGACCCAGCACCTGGGCGGCACCCGCGCCCAGATGGCCGCGGCGGAGGCCGAGGTCGCGGCGGGCCGCCTGCCTGATCATCCGGTGACACTGGTCAGCGACCCGTCGGTCGCCGACCCCTCCCGCCGCGGAGGCGAGCTGCGCCCGCTGTGGAGCTACGCCCACGTTCCCGCCGGAGACCCGAGCGATCCCACCGAGCTGGTCACGCGGCAGATCGAGCGCTTCGCCCCGGAGTTCCGGGACGTCATCGTGAGCTCGCGCGGGATCAGCGCCGCCGACATGGCCCACCACAATCCGGCTCTCGTCGGCGGAGACATCACCATGGGCGGGGTGACGATGGCGTCCATGATCGCCCGACCCACCCCCCGCTGGGATCCGTACCGTCTGGGTGCGACGAGCTGGTACCTGTGCTCTGCGGCCACTCCGCCGGGGCCGGGGGTGCACGGGATGAACGGCTGGCACGCCGCGCGCCGGGTGCTGCGCCACGAGTTCGGCCTGCGCGGGACGCCGGATCTGTCCCCGGGCTCCTGA
- a CDS encoding peptide MFS transporter, with product MGQPGPLANLFSVELWERFSFYGMQGILAIYMYFKTTQGGLGIDPTVAASIVGAYGGSVYVFCILGALVSDRLLGPERTLFASAVMIMLGHISLALLPGVPGLVTGLLLVGIGSGGLKATAATLVGSLYDLHDTRRDAGFSIYYMGVNIGGLLGPLITGFAQKEWGFHLGFGLAAIGMAIGLAQYLLTRHNLPTTVHTVPDPLPRAQRPLWAGIAVVVVLVVLILVLSGVITPDNLANIMVGLSLVGAIALFAFLLRSRKISADERSRVVAFIPLFIGTTAFFALFQQQFTVITLYSDNRLDRALQLPFLGEWEMPIPWVQSFNPFFIIVLAPLFAALWTKLGTRQPGTPVKFAIGIMLMGSAFLLFLPMVPVASVPVLWVAMIMLVATLGELSLSPVGLSLATKLAPAAFPVMMMALYNLSVALGTSLSGSLAQFYSAETEGTYFGVLGAVTIVIGLIMLAVAKPVGKGMRGIR from the coding sequence ATGGGCCAGCCGGGGCCGTTGGCGAATCTGTTCAGCGTCGAGCTGTGGGAGCGGTTCAGCTTCTACGGGATGCAGGGCATCCTCGCGATCTACATGTACTTCAAGACCACCCAGGGTGGTCTGGGGATCGATCCGACGGTCGCCGCGAGCATCGTCGGCGCCTACGGCGGCTCGGTCTACGTCTTCTGCATCCTGGGCGCGCTGGTCTCGGACCGGCTGCTGGGCCCGGAGCGGACCCTGTTCGCCAGCGCCGTGATGATCATGCTGGGCCACATCTCGCTGGCCCTGCTGCCCGGCGTACCCGGGCTGGTCACCGGCCTGCTGCTGGTGGGCATCGGCTCCGGCGGGCTGAAGGCGACCGCCGCCACCCTGGTCGGCTCGCTCTACGACCTCCACGACACGCGGCGCGACGCCGGCTTCTCCATCTACTACATGGGCGTGAACATCGGCGGCCTGCTGGGCCCGCTGATCACCGGGTTCGCGCAGAAGGAATGGGGCTTCCACCTCGGCTTCGGCCTGGCCGCGATCGGCATGGCGATCGGCCTGGCCCAGTACCTGCTCACCCGACACAATCTGCCGACGACGGTGCACACCGTGCCGGATCCGCTGCCGCGCGCCCAGCGCCCGCTGTGGGCGGGCATCGCCGTGGTGGTCGTGCTGGTGGTGCTCATCCTCGTCCTCAGCGGCGTGATCACCCCCGACAACCTCGCGAACATCATGGTGGGCCTGTCGCTGGTCGGGGCCATCGCCCTGTTCGCCTTCCTGCTGAGATCTCGCAAGATCAGCGCCGACGAGCGCTCCCGCGTGGTCGCGTTCATCCCGCTGTTCATCGGCACCACGGCGTTCTTCGCCCTGTTCCAGCAGCAGTTCACGGTGATCACGCTGTACTCGGACAACCGCCTGGACCGTGCGCTGCAGCTGCCCTTCCTGGGCGAGTGGGAGATGCCGATCCCGTGGGTGCAGTCCTTCAACCCGTTCTTCATCATCGTGCTGGCCCCGCTGTTCGCGGCGCTGTGGACGAAGCTCGGCACCCGTCAGCCCGGCACCCCGGTGAAGTTCGCGATCGGCATCATGCTGATGGGCTCGGCCTTCCTGCTGTTCCTGCCGATGGTGCCGGTGGCCTCGGTGCCGGTCCTGTGGGTCGCGATGATCATGCTGGTGGCCACGCTCGGCGAGCTGTCGCTTTCGCCGGTGGGGCTGTCGCTGGCGACCAAGCTGGCTCCCGCGGCGTTCCCGGTGATGATGATGGCGCTGTACAACCTGTCGGTCGCGCTGGGCACCTCGCTGTCCGGCTCGCTGGCGCAGTTCTATTCTGCCGAGACCGAGGGCACCTACTTCGGCGTGCTCGGCGCGGTGACCATCGTGATCGGGCTGATCATGCTGGCGGTCGCCAAGCCCGTCGGAAAGGGCATGCGCGGCATCCGCTGA